One Sphingomonas limnosediminicola DNA segment encodes these proteins:
- a CDS encoding MFS transporter, translating to MSSRPPLPRNVWILGFVSMLMDLSSEIYHALLPAFVTIVLGLPATALGAIDGIAEATANFAKLASGRLSDRSMKRKPWVVAGYGLAALSKPLFPLAASAAALMGARFADRIGKGIRGAPRDAMLADETPAEIRGRAFGLRQSLDTVGALLAPIAAIALMAWFASDIRAVYWVAIIPAFCSFLLAWLALREPEHHLRPLKRAPFFAGFKGLDQETKRLLAVGFLFALARFSEAFLILKGIEVGLSEAWSPLTLALFNLAYVVLAYPAGILSDRMSPKSILMAGIALLIAGNLVLAKTDSYAGLTLGVILWGAHMALTQGIFSRMIADTAPEELRATSFGAFWFVSGIGALLASLGAGYLWDRDGSAATFITSALLAGVALAMLSLLRDDPGRRPLVHLRGL from the coding sequence GTGAGTAGCCGTCCGCCCCTGCCCCGCAACGTCTGGATCCTCGGCTTCGTCAGCATGCTGATGGACCTGTCGAGCGAAATCTATCACGCGTTGCTGCCGGCCTTCGTGACGATTGTGCTCGGCCTCCCCGCGACAGCGCTTGGCGCCATCGACGGCATTGCGGAGGCCACCGCGAACTTCGCTAAGCTCGCATCCGGACGGCTCTCCGACCGCAGCATGAAACGCAAACCGTGGGTCGTCGCCGGCTACGGCCTCGCCGCATTGTCGAAGCCGCTCTTCCCGCTCGCCGCCAGCGCAGCGGCGCTCATGGGCGCACGTTTCGCTGACCGTATCGGCAAGGGCATCCGCGGCGCCCCGCGCGACGCCATGCTCGCCGACGAAACACCAGCCGAAATTCGCGGACGCGCATTCGGGCTTCGGCAGTCGCTCGACACTGTAGGCGCGCTGCTTGCTCCCATTGCGGCCATCGCGCTCATGGCCTGGTTCGCGAGCGACATCCGCGCCGTCTATTGGGTCGCGATCATACCCGCCTTCTGCTCGTTCCTGCTCGCCTGGCTGGCGCTTCGCGAACCGGAACATCATCTCAGACCACTCAAGCGCGCGCCTTTCTTCGCCGGGTTCAAAGGCCTGGACCAGGAAACGAAGCGCCTGCTGGCCGTCGGCTTCCTGTTCGCCCTGGCACGCTTCTCCGAAGCTTTCCTGATTTTGAAGGGCATTGAAGTCGGCCTCAGCGAAGCCTGGTCGCCGCTCACGCTCGCACTCTTCAATCTAGCCTATGTGGTGCTCGCCTACCCCGCGGGAATTCTCAGCGATCGCATGAGCCCCAAGTCGATCTTGATGGCAGGCATCGCCCTGCTGATCGCCGGCAACCTCGTCCTTGCGAAGACCGACAGCTACGCCGGCCTGACGCTTGGCGTGATCCTGTGGGGTGCTCACATGGCCCTTACGCAGGGCATTTTTTCAAGAATGATCGCGGACACCGCTCCGGAGGAGTTGCGGGCGACGAGCTTCGGCGCATTCTGGTTCGTGTCGGGCATCGGCGCCCTCCTCGCCAGCCTTGGCGCGGGCTACCTCTGGGACCGCGACGGCAGCGCCGCGACCTTCATCACCAGCGCCCTTCTCGCCGGCGTTGCACTGGCGATGCTCAGCCTTCTGCGCGACGACCCTGGCCGACGACCACTGGTTCATCTACGGGGTCTCTGA
- a CDS encoding MarR family winged helix-turn-helix transcriptional regulator → MMWGSSPAAIANRFNTLAQNWVADGPAARAERARRKLMNCIGQREPATLNEVAQAVGRGAPAVSRAVDTLVRGGLVERTQNPDNRRRLALRLTDQGRDELGNLPSAGSGLELRLERLAHSELRAIERAIEILERAS, encoded by the coding sequence ATGATGTGGGGGTCTTCACCGGCGGCCATCGCCAATCGCTTCAACACGCTCGCCCAGAATTGGGTAGCGGACGGCCCAGCTGCTCGGGCAGAGCGCGCACGGCGAAAGCTGATGAATTGCATCGGCCAACGCGAGCCAGCGACGCTCAACGAGGTTGCTCAGGCCGTCGGACGGGGTGCACCCGCCGTTAGCCGTGCGGTCGATACGCTGGTTCGCGGGGGCCTGGTCGAGCGGACGCAGAATCCGGACAACCGTCGTCGGCTGGCGCTTCGCCTCACCGACCAGGGCCGCGACGAACTTGGCAATCTGCCCAGCGCCGGCTCAGGGCTTGAACTGCGGCTGGAACGGCTCGCTCACAGCGAACTTCGCGCGATCGAACGCGCGATCGAGATCCTCGAACGCGCCAGCTGA
- a CDS encoding plasmid stabilization protein: protein MPRGAYTSKQGRKAEHIEKSYEKRGVSKKEAEKRAWRTVNKQDKGGKNAGHGRSSRRSEAAKKGWETRRRRAKG from the coding sequence ATGCCCCGCGGTGCGTACACCAGTAAGCAGGGCCGCAAAGCCGAACATATTGAGAAGAGCTATGAAAAGCGCGGCGTCAGCAAGAAAGAAGCTGAAAAGCGCGCGTGGCGGACGGTCAACAAGCAGGACAAGGGCGGCAAGAATGCCGGCCATGGCCGTTCCAGCAGACGCAGCGAAGCCGCAAAGAAGGGTTGGGAAACCCGGCGCCGAAGAGCGAAGGGCTAA
- the typA gene encoding translational GTPase TypA, with protein sequence MNLRNVAIIAHVDHGKTTLVDQLFRQSGTFRDNQRVEERAMDSNDLEKERGITILAKCTSVEWNGTHINIVDTPGHADFGAEVERILSMVDGVILLVDAAEGPMPQTKFVTGKALSLGLKPIVVVNKIDRPDARASEVLDEVFELFLNLEANDEQLDFPTLYASGRAGYAGKTDDVREGDLTPLFQTIVDHVPAPALDPQGEFKMLATLLDRDNFLGRILTGRIESGTLNINDPIRAMDVNGNVVEDGRVTKLFAFQGLERVPVESAKAGDIVAIAGLVKATVSNTIGTPAISEPLHAREIDPPTLSMTFAVNDSPFAGKDGDKVQSRVIRDRLLREAEGNVAIRVTETAGSDAFEVAGRGELQLGVVIETLRREGFELGISRPRVLFRDGPNGREEPYETVVVDVDDEFSGTVIDKMALRKAEMTDMRPSGGGKTRLIFSAPSRGLIGYHGEFLSDTRGTGIMNRLFEKYGPYKGPIQGRQNGVLISMEKGPAVAYALSALEDRGILFISPGEMLYEGMVIGENAKIQDLEVNPLKSKQLTNFRASGPKDEGIRLTPPRRMSLEQAIAYIQDDELVEVTPKAIRIRKRYLDPHERKRQSRKMEAA encoded by the coding sequence ATGAACCTGCGTAACGTCGCGATCATCGCGCACGTCGATCACGGCAAGACGACCCTTGTCGACCAGCTCTTCCGCCAGTCGGGCACCTTCCGCGACAACCAGCGCGTCGAAGAGCGGGCGATGGATTCGAACGACCTCGAGAAGGAGCGCGGGATCACGATTCTCGCCAAGTGCACGTCGGTCGAATGGAACGGCACGCACATCAATATCGTCGACACGCCGGGCCACGCCGACTTCGGCGCGGAGGTGGAACGCATCCTCAGCATGGTCGACGGCGTCATCCTGCTTGTCGACGCGGCCGAAGGGCCGATGCCGCAGACCAAGTTCGTCACCGGCAAGGCGCTAAGCCTCGGCCTCAAGCCGATCGTCGTCGTCAACAAGATCGATCGCCCTGACGCGCGCGCCTCGGAAGTGCTCGACGAAGTGTTCGAGTTGTTTCTCAACCTTGAAGCAAACGACGAGCAGCTCGACTTTCCGACGCTCTACGCCTCGGGCCGCGCCGGTTATGCCGGCAAGACCGACGACGTGCGCGAGGGCGACCTGACGCCGCTGTTCCAGACGATCGTCGATCATGTGCCGGCACCCGCGCTCGACCCGCAGGGCGAGTTCAAGATGCTTGCGACGCTGCTCGACCGCGACAACTTCCTCGGCCGTATCCTGACAGGCCGAATCGAGAGCGGCACGCTCAACATCAACGACCCCATCCGCGCGATGGACGTCAACGGCAACGTCGTCGAGGACGGCCGCGTCACCAAGCTTTTCGCGTTCCAGGGTCTGGAGCGCGTTCCGGTCGAATCCGCCAAGGCTGGCGACATCGTCGCGATCGCCGGGCTGGTGAAGGCAACCGTGTCGAACACGATCGGCACGCCGGCAATCTCGGAACCGCTCCATGCACGCGAGATCGATCCGCCGACGCTCAGCATGACCTTCGCGGTCAACGACAGCCCGTTCGCCGGCAAGGATGGCGACAAGGTGCAGAGCCGTGTGATCCGCGACCGCCTGCTGCGCGAGGCAGAAGGCAATGTCGCGATCCGCGTCACCGAGACCGCCGGTTCGGATGCTTTCGAGGTCGCTGGTCGCGGTGAGCTTCAGCTCGGCGTGGTCATCGAGACCCTGCGCCGAGAGGGATTCGAACTCGGCATCAGCCGCCCCCGCGTGCTGTTCCGCGACGGACCGAATGGCCGCGAGGAGCCGTATGAAACGGTCGTCGTCGACGTCGATGACGAATTCTCGGGCACGGTCATCGACAAGATGGCGCTGCGCAAGGCGGAGATGACTGACATGCGCCCGTCGGGTGGCGGCAAGACGCGGTTGATCTTCTCGGCGCCGTCGCGCGGCCTCATCGGCTACCACGGCGAATTCCTGTCCGATACGCGCGGCACGGGAATCATGAACCGGCTGTTCGAGAAATACGGCCCCTACAAGGGCCCGATCCAGGGCCGTCAGAACGGCGTCCTGATCTCGATGGAGAAGGGCCCCGCGGTCGCTTACGCGCTTAGCGCATTAGAAGATCGCGGCATCCTGTTCATCTCGCCCGGCGAGATGCTCTACGAGGGCATGGTCATCGGCGAGAATGCCAAGATCCAGGACCTCGAGGTCAATCCTCTGAAGTCCAAGCAGCTCACCAACTTCCGCGCGTCCGGCCCGAAGGACGAAGGCATTCGCCTGACGCCGCCGCGGCGGATGAGCCTGGAGCAGGCGATCGCCTACATTCAGGATGACGAGCTGGTCGAGGTTACGCCCAAGGCGATCCGCATTCGCAAGCGCTATCTCGACCCGCACGAGCGCAAGCGCCAATCGCGCAAGATGGAAGCCGCCTGA
- a CDS encoding DUF3828 domain-containing protein has product MILFLLAAAAAQPAAETPRAFMQHLYASYRVRDYSPFDHPDRVFAPRLAAALAEDSKLANGEVGYLDGDPVCQCQDTAGMRATVVKVSQRDARNAVVEVSIGFTGDKPRKARFSLERGGSEWRIADVSSADEPSLLRAVEESNRKQRRKH; this is encoded by the coding sequence ATGATCTTGTTCCTGCTTGCCGCCGCGGCCGCCCAACCGGCAGCGGAAACGCCCAGGGCGTTCATGCAGCACCTGTACGCCAGCTATCGAGTCCGCGATTACAGCCCCTTCGACCATCCTGACCGGGTTTTTGCCCCGCGCCTCGCCGCGGCACTGGCAGAAGATTCGAAGCTCGCCAATGGCGAGGTCGGCTATCTCGACGGCGATCCGGTTTGTCAGTGCCAGGACACAGCCGGCATGCGCGCAACGGTCGTGAAGGTGTCGCAGCGGGACGCGCGAAACGCGGTCGTGGAGGTTTCCATCGGCTTCACCGGCGACAAGCCCAGGAAGGCGCGCTTCAGCCTTGAACGGGGCGGCAGCGAATGGCGGATTGCCGACGTAAGCTCAGCCGATGAGCCGAGCCTGCTTCGGGCCGTCGAGGAATCCAACCGCAAGCAGCGGAGGAAGCACTGA
- a CDS encoding EVE domain-containing protein — protein MAHWLMKSEPESYSWDDLVRDGGTEWDGVRNNAARLHLRAMKKGDEAFLYHSMSDKAVVGVMRIVREAAPDPKDPDWVSVRVEPVKAIGPVTLKDIKTEPSLAAMELIRQSRLSVAPVRDDEWRKILEMAGTR, from the coding sequence ATGGCGCACTGGCTGATGAAGTCGGAACCCGAAAGCTACAGCTGGGACGACCTCGTCCGCGACGGCGGAACAGAGTGGGACGGCGTCCGCAATAATGCCGCTCGCCTCCATCTTCGCGCGATGAAGAAGGGCGACGAAGCGTTCCTTTACCACAGCATGTCCGACAAGGCCGTCGTCGGTGTGATGCGCATCGTTCGCGAGGCGGCGCCCGACCCCAAGGACCCGGATTGGGTCTCCGTCCGTGTCGAGCCTGTCAAAGCTATCGGTCCGGTGACGCTCAAGGACATAAAGACCGAACCGAGCCTCGCCGCGATGGAGTTGATCCGCCAGTCACGCCTCTCGGTAGCGCCAGTGCGCGACGATGAGTGGCGCAAGATCCTCGAGATGGCAGGAACGAGATGA
- a CDS encoding cell wall hydrolase, giving the protein MAALNVPAAVRALDVNAAAKPLGAAASTVAASMARPAVAATTVVANATGAILQSQPAQAVTVKLAPAYATEAAWLYKNGWPLYALVDKFSAGAALDEQANCLATAVYFEARGESLEGQMAVARVVMNRAASGRYPPDWCSVVKQPAQFSFVRNGQFPTVDTNSTAWARAQGIARLAAANIVPSVGQDVLWYHATYVAPGWGHRLSMVQKIGAHLFYRS; this is encoded by the coding sequence ATGGCCGCGCTCAATGTTCCCGCCGCCGTGCGCGCGCTAGACGTTAATGCTGCCGCGAAGCCGCTCGGCGCGGCCGCGAGCACGGTTGCCGCTTCGATGGCCCGTCCGGCGGTTGCCGCTACGACTGTCGTTGCGAACGCGACGGGCGCCATCCTTCAAAGCCAGCCCGCGCAGGCGGTGACGGTGAAGCTGGCTCCTGCCTATGCGACGGAAGCTGCCTGGCTCTACAAGAACGGCTGGCCGCTCTACGCGCTGGTCGACAAGTTCAGTGCCGGCGCAGCTCTCGACGAACAGGCGAATTGCCTGGCGACGGCGGTCTATTTCGAAGCCCGTGGTGAATCGCTGGAAGGACAGATGGCGGTTGCGCGCGTCGTCATGAACCGCGCCGCTTCAGGCAGATATCCGCCCGATTGGTGCAGCGTCGTGAAGCAGCCGGCGCAATTCTCTTTCGTCCGCAACGGTCAGTTCCCGACGGTCGACACCAACTCCACCGCGTGGGCGCGAGCGCAGGGCATCGCCCGTCTTGCCGCCGCGAATATCGTTCCGAGCGTTGGCCAAGACGTGCTCTGGTATCACGCGACCTACGTCGCGCCGGGCTGGGGCCACCGCCTCAGCATGGTTCAGAAGATCGGTGCGCACCTGTTCTATCGTTCGTAA
- a CDS encoding LytR/AlgR family response regulator transcription factor: MLRILIVEDDTQLAQTMKYLVEDNPRYRVIAMAEDADSAIAAAEEHDPHLVLLDLHLAHGSTGFSVAVRLNDLGVPCLFVSGKAPRFSMADLALGCLMKPFTAEEMHRSLATAEDLLRGREAVRPKPPVNLTLYDANAEMEPAEPGFIPSKLSLRTRFENWISGQHH, encoded by the coding sequence GTGCTCAGGATCCTAATCGTCGAAGACGACACGCAGCTCGCGCAGACGATGAAGTATCTGGTCGAGGACAATCCCCGTTACAGGGTCATTGCCATGGCCGAGGATGCCGACAGCGCGATCGCGGCCGCGGAAGAGCATGACCCGCATCTCGTTTTGCTCGACCTTCACTTGGCGCATGGATCGACCGGATTTTCGGTTGCGGTGCGGCTCAACGATCTCGGCGTGCCGTGCCTGTTCGTCAGCGGCAAGGCGCCGCGCTTTTCGATGGCGGATTTGGCGCTCGGATGCCTTATGAAGCCGTTCACGGCCGAGGAGATGCATCGATCGCTGGCGACTGCCGAAGACCTGCTGCGCGGGCGCGAGGCGGTGCGGCCGAAGCCGCCGGTGAATTTGACGCTTTATGATGCGAACGCGGAAATGGAGCCGGCCGAGCCCGGATTCATCCCTTCAAAGCTGTCCTTGCGCACCCGCTTCGAGAACTGGATTTCGGGCCAGCATCACTAA
- a CDS encoding glutathione S-transferase family protein: protein MKRPRTIIGSFVSPYVRKVLACLNLKGLDYQIDPITPFYGNDEFERLSPLRRIPILIDGDVTMSDSSVICAYLDEAYPGHALLPASPAERARARWLEEYADTRLGDLFIWSLFYQKVVRPMVWNEPTDEERVRKALEEDLPEALNYLEGELPAAGFLFGEIGIADISIATFFRNGAYAGFETDDSHWPRTAGFVNRTLDHPAIASLLPFEDVQRGASIKGRRQALLNAGARLTEETLGLREPRRGRMRL from the coding sequence ATGAAACGGCCGCGCACGATTATCGGCAGCTTTGTCAGCCCTTATGTCCGCAAGGTGCTCGCCTGCCTCAACCTCAAGGGGCTGGACTATCAGATCGACCCGATCACGCCCTTCTACGGCAATGACGAGTTCGAACGCCTGAGCCCACTACGGCGCATCCCCATCCTCATCGACGGCGACGTCACCATGAGCGATTCGTCGGTAATCTGCGCCTATCTCGACGAAGCCTACCCGGGCCACGCGCTGCTTCCGGCGAGCCCCGCCGAGCGTGCTCGCGCGCGCTGGCTCGAGGAATATGCCGATACGCGTCTTGGCGATCTCTTCATCTGGTCCCTTTTCTACCAGAAGGTCGTGCGACCGATGGTATGGAACGAGCCGACCGACGAGGAGCGTGTGCGGAAGGCGCTCGAAGAGGACTTGCCTGAGGCGCTCAACTATCTCGAAGGCGAACTGCCCGCAGCCGGCTTCCTGTTCGGCGAAATCGGCATCGCCGACATCTCCATCGCCACCTTCTTCCGCAATGGGGCCTATGCCGGGTTCGAAACCGACGACTCCCACTGGCCCCGTACCGCCGGGTTCGTCAATCGCACGCTCGACCATCCGGCGATCGCGTCGCTGCTCCCATTTGAAGATGTCCAGCGCGGCGCGTCCATCAAGGGTCGGCGGCAGGCTCTTCTCAACGCCGGAGCGAGGCTAACGGAGGAAACACTGGGGCTGCGCGAGCCCCGCCGGGGTCGCATGCGGCTTTAG
- a CDS encoding GIN domain-containing protein, producing MRSIVPLFAFALAAAAPAIAAENIPVAAFKNVELRGGGEVVLVPGPTQQVTILDGSSAYTRFSVEADHRLRIDACNNRCPQHYRLRIEIQSPTVPGVGVRGGGSIRAQSGFAPQGNVAAGVDGGGTIDLRAVDGSSVAAGINGGGVIMVRARGTLAAGVNGGGEVRYWGNPQVTSAIQGGGLVRRGG from the coding sequence ATGCGTTCGATTGTCCCCCTCTTCGCCTTTGCGCTTGCCGCGGCAGCGCCTGCAATTGCCGCAGAGAACATCCCTGTTGCAGCCTTCAAGAATGTCGAGCTTCGCGGCGGGGGCGAGGTCGTGCTCGTTCCCGGCCCAACCCAGCAGGTGACGATCCTCGACGGCAGCAGCGCCTACACGCGTTTCAGCGTCGAAGCGGACCACCGCTTGCGCATCGATGCGTGTAACAATCGCTGTCCGCAGCATTACCGGCTGCGCATCGAAATACAGAGCCCGACGGTCCCGGGCGTTGGCGTGCGTGGCGGCGGATCGATTCGCGCGCAAAGCGGCTTTGCGCCGCAGGGCAACGTCGCGGCCGGCGTCGACGGCGGCGGCACGATCGACCTTCGCGCAGTCGACGGAAGCTCAGTTGCAGCCGGGATTAACGGCGGCGGCGTGATCATGGTTCGCGCGCGCGGAACGCTGGCGGCCGGCGTGAACGGCGGTGGCGAGGTGCGCTACTGGGGCAATCCACAGGTCACGTCCGCTATCCAGGGCGGCGGCCTGGTCCGCCGCGGCGGCTAG